A region from the Pseudomonas sp. P8_229 genome encodes:
- a CDS encoding YifB family Mg chelatase-like AAA ATPase, translating to MSLSIVHSRAQIGVEAPAVTVEVHLANGLPSLTMVGLPEAAVKESKDRVRSAIINSGLQFPARRITLNLAPADLPKDGGRFDLAIALGILSASVQVPCLTLDDVECLGELALSGAVRPVRGVLPAALAARKAGRALVVPRANAEEACLASGLKVFAVDHLLEAVAHFNGHTPVEPYVSDGLIHAARPYPDLNEVQGQKAAKRALLIAAAGAHNLLFSGPPGTGKTLLASRLPGLLPPLSECEALEVAAIQSVASGAPLTHWPQRPFRQPHHSASGPALVGGSSKPQPGEITLAHHGVLFLDELPEFDRKVLEVLREPLESGQIVIARAKDRVRFPARFQLVAAMNPCPCGYLGEPSGKCSCTPDMVQRYRNKLSGPLLDRIDLHLTVAREATALNPAVPPGEDSASAAAVVAEARERQQKRQGCANAFLDLPGLKRHCKLSTADETWLESACERLTLSLRSAHRLLKVARTLADLGQENEIRREHLAEALQYRPATQ from the coding sequence ATGTCCCTCTCCATCGTCCACAGTCGCGCCCAGATTGGCGTGGAAGCCCCCGCTGTCACCGTCGAAGTCCATCTGGCCAACGGCCTGCCGTCGCTGACCATGGTCGGCCTGCCCGAAGCCGCAGTGAAGGAGAGCAAGGATCGGGTGCGCAGCGCGATCATCAATTCCGGTCTGCAGTTTCCGGCGCGGCGGATCACCTTGAATCTGGCGCCGGCGGATTTGCCCAAGGATGGCGGGCGGTTTGATCTGGCGATCGCCCTTGGGATTCTGTCGGCGAGTGTGCAGGTGCCGTGCCTGACGCTGGATGATGTGGAATGCCTGGGTGAGTTGGCGTTATCCGGCGCGGTGCGCCCGGTGCGCGGGGTGTTGCCGGCGGCACTGGCGGCGCGCAAGGCCGGGCGGGCACTGGTGGTGCCGCGGGCGAATGCCGAGGAGGCGTGCCTGGCCTCGGGCTTGAAGGTGTTTGCGGTAGATCATCTGCTGGAGGCGGTGGCGCATTTCAACGGGCACACGCCGGTTGAACCTTACGTGTCGGACGGTTTGATCCATGCCGCCAGACCCTATCCCGACCTCAACGAAGTCCAGGGGCAAAAGGCCGCCAAGCGGGCGCTGCTGATTGCCGCAGCGGGCGCGCATAACCTGTTGTTCAGTGGGCCTCCGGGTACCGGCAAGACGTTGCTGGCCAGCCGACTACCGGGATTGCTCCCACCGTTGTCCGAGTGCGAGGCGCTGGAGGTGGCGGCGATTCAATCGGTCGCCAGTGGCGCGCCGCTGACGCATTGGCCACAACGTCCCTTTCGTCAGCCGCACCACTCGGCATCGGGGCCGGCACTGGTCGGCGGCAGCTCCAAACCGCAACCCGGCGAAATCACTCTCGCCCACCATGGCGTGCTGTTTCTCGATGAACTGCCTGAGTTTGATCGCAAGGTTCTGGAGGTTCTGCGCGAGCCTCTGGAATCCGGACAAATCGTGATCGCCCGAGCCAAGGATCGCGTGCGATTCCCGGCGCGTTTCCAGTTGGTGGCGGCGATGAACCCGTGCCCCTGTGGATATCTTGGCGAGCCCAGCGGCAAGTGCTCATGCACCCCAGACATGGTGCAGCGCTATCGCAACAAACTGTCGGGACCGTTGCTGGATCGGATCGACCTGCACCTGACGGTGGCGCGGGAAGCGACGGCACTGAATCCGGCAGTGCCGCCAGGAGAGGACAGCGCCAGTGCAGCAGCCGTGGTGGCCGAAGCGCGTGAGCGCCAACAAAAGCGTCAGGGTTGTGCCAATGCGTTTCTCGATCTGCCGGGGTTGAAGCGGCACTGCAAATTATCCACAGCCGACGAGACCTGGCTGGAGTCAGCCTGTGAACGGCTGACCCTGTCGCTGCGCTCGGCGCATCGACTTCTCAAGGTCGCCAGGACGTTGGCCGATCTGGGGCAGGAAAACGAGATCCGGCGCGAGCATCTGGCAGAGGCGTTGCAATATCGGCCGGCAACACAATGA
- the glnK gene encoding P-II family nitrogen regulator: MKLVTAIIKPFKLDDVRESLSEIGVQGITVTEVKGFGRQKGHTELYRGAEYVVDFLPKVKIDVAIDDKDLDRVIEAITKAANTGKIGDGKIFVVNLEQAIRIRTGETDTDAI, encoded by the coding sequence ATGAAGCTAGTCACTGCCATCATCAAGCCGTTCAAGTTGGACGACGTGCGCGAGTCGCTGTCCGAAATCGGCGTGCAGGGCATTACCGTTACTGAAGTCAAAGGCTTCGGCCGGCAGAAGGGTCACACCGAGCTGTATCGCGGGGCGGAGTATGTGGTCGATTTTCTGCCCAAGGTGAAAATCGACGTGGCCATCGACGACAAGGATCTGGATCGGGTTATCGAGGCGATAACCAAGGCTGCCAACACCGGCAAGATCGGTGACGGCAAGATCTTCGTGGTCAATCTGGAACAGGCGATTCGCATCCGTACCGGCGAAACCGATACCGACGCGATCTAA
- a CDS encoding HAD-IA family hydrolase has translation MNIQLITFDLDDTLWDTAPVIVSAEAILREWLSEHAPNLGAVPVEHLWAIRERVLASEPGLKHRISALRRRVLFHALEEAGYAHREASDLADKSFEVFLHARHQIEVFPEVEPVLEILANHYSLGVVTNGNADVRRLGLADYFKFALCAEDIGIAKPDARLFHEALQRGGATAETAVHIGDHPGDDIAGAQQAGLRAIWFNPAGKVWEADRLPDAEIRSLSDLPAVLARWNATSA, from the coding sequence ATGAACATCCAGTTGATCACCTTCGACCTCGACGACACCCTGTGGGACACCGCCCCGGTGATCGTCAGCGCCGAAGCGATATTGCGCGAATGGCTGAGCGAACATGCGCCGAACCTGGGCGCGGTGCCGGTGGAGCATTTGTGGGCAATTCGCGAGCGGGTGCTGGCCAGTGAACCAGGCCTCAAGCACCGCATCAGCGCATTGCGTCGGCGGGTGCTGTTCCACGCATTGGAGGAGGCCGGGTACGCCCACCGCGAAGCCTCGGATCTGGCGGACAAGAGCTTTGAAGTGTTTCTGCATGCACGGCACCAGATCGAGGTGTTCCCCGAGGTCGAGCCGGTGCTGGAGATTCTCGCCAATCATTACTCGCTTGGCGTAGTCACCAATGGCAATGCCGATGTGCGTCGATTGGGCCTGGCGGATTACTTCAAGTTTGCGTTGTGCGCGGAAGATATCGGCATCGCCAAACCGGATGCGCGACTGTTTCATGAAGCCTTGCAGCGCGGTGGCGCCACGGCCGAAACCGCCGTGCATATCGGTGATCATCCGGGTGATGACATTGCCGGGGCGCAGCAGGCCGGGTTGCGGGCGATCTGGTTCAACCCGGCGGGTAAGGTCTGGGAAGCGGATCGTTTGCCGGATGCCGAAATCCGCAGCCTGAGCGATTTGCCGGCGGTGCTTGCGCGCTGGAATGCCACTTCCGCCTGA
- a CDS encoding accessory factor UbiK family protein — protein MLAPKDFLDALSDTASRLFSGDTPLPKAEIESQLKMLLQSAFSKLDLVSREEFDSQMVVLARTRARLESLEAKVAELEAKLTPAAE, from the coding sequence ATGCTCGCGCCCAAAGACTTCCTCGACGCCCTGAGCGACACCGCCTCCCGCCTTTTCAGCGGCGACACCCCGCTGCCGAAAGCCGAAATCGAAAGCCAGTTGAAGATGCTGCTGCAAAGCGCCTTCAGCAAACTCGACCTGGTGAGCCGGGAAGAATTCGATAGCCAGATGGTTGTCCTGGCGCGTACTCGTGCTCGCCTTGAAAGCCTTGAAGCAAAGGTGGCGGAGCTTGAAGCGAAGCTGACGCCGGCGGCCGAGTAG
- a CDS encoding NorM family multidrug efflux MATE transporter, with product MQHPVRTELWAILRLAGPLIASQLAHMLMVLTDTLMMARLSPEALAGGGLGAASYSFVSIFCIGVIAAVGTLVAIRQGAGDIVGAARLTQAGLWLAWLMALGAGLLLWNLKPVLLLFGQTETNVNAAGQFLIALPFALPGYLSFMALRGFTSAIGRATPVMVISLGGTVANFLLNYALITGLFGLPKMGLTGIGLVTAIVANCMALALAWHIRRHPAYDAYPLRAGLSRPNRQYLKELWRLGLPIGGTYAVEVGLFAFAALCMGTMGSTQLGAHQIALQIVSVAFMVPAGMSYAITMRVGQHYGAGQLSDARMSGRVGIVFGAVVMLGFAMVFWLLPNQLVGLFLDHNDPAFAEVIRLAVSLLAVAAWFELFDGTQTIAMGCIRGLKDAKTTFLVGLGCYWLIGAPAAWWMAFHLNWGPTGVWWGLALGLACAAVSLTLAFEWKMKRMIRLEPAPSNQYTVAQPD from the coding sequence ATGCAGCATCCTGTGCGTACCGAACTCTGGGCCATCCTGCGGCTGGCGGGGCCGTTGATCGCTTCACAGTTGGCGCACATGTTGATGGTGCTGACCGACACCCTGATGATGGCGCGCCTCAGCCCCGAAGCCTTGGCCGGTGGCGGGCTGGGGGCGGCGAGTTATTCGTTCGTGTCGATTTTCTGTATCGGCGTGATCGCGGCGGTCGGCACCCTGGTGGCGATCCGTCAGGGCGCCGGCGACATCGTCGGCGCGGCGCGCCTGACTCAGGCCGGGCTGTGGCTCGCGTGGCTGATGGCGCTCGGCGCCGGACTGCTGCTGTGGAACCTGAAACCGGTGCTGCTGCTGTTCGGCCAGACCGAAACCAACGTCAATGCCGCGGGGCAATTTTTGATCGCCCTGCCCTTTGCCCTGCCCGGCTACCTGAGCTTCATGGCCCTGCGTGGCTTTACCAGCGCAATTGGCCGGGCGACCCCGGTGATGGTCATCAGCCTCGGCGGCACCGTGGCCAACTTCCTGCTCAACTACGCGCTGATCACCGGCCTGTTCGGCCTGCCGAAAATGGGCCTGACGGGCATCGGCCTGGTCACGGCGATTGTCGCCAACTGCATGGCGCTGGCACTGGCCTGGCACATCCGTCGGCATCCGGCCTACGACGCTTATCCGTTGCGCGCGGGCCTGTCGAGGCCGAACCGCCAGTATCTCAAGGAGTTGTGGCGCCTCGGCCTGCCGATTGGCGGCACCTACGCAGTGGAAGTGGGTTTATTCGCCTTTGCCGCCCTGTGCATGGGCACCATGGGCAGCACGCAACTGGGCGCGCACCAGATCGCCCTGCAGATCGTTTCGGTGGCGTTCATGGTGCCCGCGGGGATGTCCTACGCGATCACCATGCGCGTTGGCCAGCATTACGGCGCCGGGCAGTTGAGCGATGCGCGGATGTCCGGGCGGGTCGGCATCGTATTCGGCGCGGTGGTGATGTTGGGTTTCGCCATGGTGTTCTGGCTGTTGCCGAACCAGTTGGTCGGGTTGTTCCTTGATCACAATGACCCGGCGTTTGCTGAGGTGATTCGCCTGGCGGTGAGCCTGTTGGCGGTGGCGGCATGGTTCGAACTGTTCGACGGCACGCAGACGATTGCCATGGGCTGCATCCGTGGGCTCAAGGATGCCAAGACCACGTTCCTGGTCGGCCTCGGTTGCTATTGGCTGATTGGCGCACCGGCGGCGTGGTGGATGGCGTTCCACCTCAATTGGGGGCCGACCGGTGTGTGGTGGGGCCTGGCGCTGGGGCTGGCGTGTGCGGCGGTGAGCCTGACGCTGGCGTTTGAGTGGAAGATGAAGCGGATGATTCGGCTGGAGCCGGCGCCATCAAATCAATACACCGTCGCCCAGCCTGACTGA
- a CDS encoding secondary thiamine-phosphate synthase enzyme YjbQ, whose amino-acid sequence MWQQTLITLRARPRGFHLVTDELLAGLPELRACRVGLLHLWLQHTSASLTINENADPAVRRDFERFFNRLIPQGTDGYEHNDEGLDDLPAHFKASVLGCQISLPVSAGRLALGTWQGVYLGEHRDHGGARKVLATLHGEGA is encoded by the coding sequence ATGTGGCAACAGACTCTGATAACCCTGCGGGCACGGCCCCGGGGCTTTCATCTGGTAACGGACGAGTTACTCGCCGGCCTGCCTGAACTCAGGGCGTGCCGGGTCGGTCTGTTGCATTTGTGGCTGCAGCATACCTCGGCGTCGTTGACCATCAACGAGAACGCCGATCCGGCGGTCCGTCGCGACTTCGAACGATTTTTCAATCGTCTGATCCCACAAGGAACAGACGGCTATGAGCATAACGACGAAGGCCTGGACGACCTCCCGGCGCACTTCAAGGCCAGCGTGCTTGGCTGCCAGATCAGCTTGCCGGTATCGGCGGGTCGCCTGGCTCTGGGAACCTGGCAAGGCGTTTATCTGGGCGAGCATCGTGATCATGGCGGTGCTCGAAAAGTCCTTGCCACCTTGCACGGTGAAGGGGCGTAA
- the sutA gene encoding transcriptional regulator SutA, translating to MSDDDLENDDLEVGDEDEAEEGLEAAAEDVADDDGGDDTPAPAAKGKAKAAVSVDELPSIEAKNKERDALAKAMEEFLSRGGKVQEVEANVVADPPKKPDNKYGSRPI from the coding sequence ATGAGCGACGATGATCTGGAAAACGACGACCTCGAAGTAGGCGACGAAGACGAGGCCGAGGAAGGCTTGGAAGCAGCAGCGGAAGACGTTGCTGACGACGATGGCGGTGACGATACGCCGGCCCCGGCTGCCAAAGGCAAAGCCAAGGCTGCGGTGTCGGTAGACGAGTTGCCGAGCATTGAAGCCAAGAACAAGGAACGCGACGCCCTGGCCAAGGCCATGGAAGAGTTCTTGTCGCGCGGCGGAAAAGTGCAGGAAGTGGAGGCCAATGTGGTCGCCGATCCTCCGAAGAAGCCGGACAACAAGTACGGCAGCCGCCCTATCTGA
- a CDS encoding methyl-accepting chemotaxis protein, producing the protein MSQPRARIASQLGLALAVILAIVISGSTVFALRSLDTANLATREEHLASEARLLADQLSTFHGTLRESTQRLSGLFEKRFSAGLSIHPDEPVTVAGTQTPGLHLGSEVLNNNFKEVDEFKQMTAGVATLFVRSGEDFVRVSTSLTKQDGTRAIGTLLDHTHPAYAKLMAGQGYVGRALLFDRSYMTQYTPVRDGSGKVIAVLFVGFDYTDAQNAQFDNLKRFRIGQSGSLALLDEQNKWLVAPAGVQAPGQAVPVIKGLAAKPGKGEFWSDTSEDFYSIAVPFEGGPWSVVASMPKAEIRAVTWSVGTQLAIGSLLAMLLAVGSAVWLLRSKLAPLSDLVRQAEALGAGDLSVRLNVSSNDEIGQLSRAFNQMSQALSTMVEHIRRSSEEVNSRAQALSGLSGGAYEGMEQQSGEITSMAGAVEEFSATSLNIADNMGATQRLAQENAQQTQIGRTSMEEASSSLEQIAGALNTTATVINTLGQRSQEIGGIVSVITSIAEQTNLLALNAAIEAARAGEQGRGFAVVADEVRNLASRTRQATDEISGMIHSIQQETGNAISTMEQGNVLMQEGLSRNANVASALARIDEQSRSAGQQFAAITTATQEQSSTATLLSSNLQSIALANSEQREVVSNLAVTAKELEKLAADLRSEVDRFR; encoded by the coding sequence ATGTCTCAACCTCGCGCCCGGATCGCCTCGCAGCTGGGCCTCGCGCTTGCTGTGATACTGGCGATTGTCATCAGTGGCAGTACGGTGTTCGCCCTGCGTTCGCTGGATACCGCCAACCTCGCCACCCGTGAAGAACACCTCGCCAGTGAAGCGCGGCTGCTGGCCGACCAGTTGAGCACCTTCCACGGTACGCTGCGTGAAAGCACGCAGCGCCTGAGCGGGTTGTTCGAGAAGCGCTTCAGCGCGGGTCTGAGCATTCACCCGGACGAGCCGGTGACCGTTGCCGGGACCCAGACCCCGGGCCTGCACCTGGGCAGCGAAGTACTGAACAACAACTTCAAGGAAGTCGACGAGTTCAAGCAAATGACCGCCGGTGTCGCCACGTTGTTCGTGCGCAGCGGCGAAGACTTCGTGCGGGTCAGCACCTCGCTGACCAAACAGGATGGCACGCGCGCCATCGGCACCTTGCTCGATCACACCCACCCGGCCTATGCGAAGTTGATGGCAGGGCAGGGCTATGTCGGGCGCGCCTTGCTGTTCGATCGTTCCTACATGACCCAATACACCCCGGTGCGCGATGGCAGCGGCAAGGTGATTGCGGTGTTGTTCGTCGGTTTCGACTACACCGATGCGCAGAACGCCCAGTTCGACAACCTCAAGCGTTTCCGCATCGGTCAGAGCGGCTCGCTGGCATTGCTGGATGAGCAAAACAAATGGCTGGTCGCGCCGGCTGGTGTGCAGGCACCGGGTCAAGCGGTGCCGGTGATCAAAGGTTTGGCTGCAAAGCCGGGTAAAGGCGAGTTCTGGAGTGACACCTCCGAAGACTTCTACAGCATCGCCGTGCCGTTCGAGGGTGGGCCGTGGTCGGTGGTGGCGAGCATGCCGAAAGCCGAGATCCGCGCGGTGACCTGGAGCGTCGGTACGCAACTGGCCATTGGCAGTCTGTTGGCGATGTTGCTGGCGGTCGGATCTGCAGTCTGGTTGCTGCGCAGCAAACTGGCACCACTGAGCGACCTGGTCCGTCAGGCTGAAGCTTTGGGCGCCGGTGATCTGAGCGTGCGTCTGAACGTGTCGAGCAATGACGAAATCGGCCAACTGTCCCGTGCGTTCAACCAGATGAGCCAGGCGCTGTCGACCATGGTCGAGCACATCCGCCGCTCCTCGGAAGAGGTCAACAGCCGCGCCCAGGCCCTGTCCGGTTTGTCCGGCGGAGCGTACGAAGGCATGGAGCAGCAGTCCGGCGAAATCACCAGCATGGCCGGCGCGGTGGAAGAGTTCAGCGCGACCTCGCTGAACATTGCCGACAACATGGGCGCAACCCAGCGTCTGGCGCAGGAAAATGCCCAACAGACCCAGATCGGCCGCACCTCGATGGAAGAAGCTTCGTCCTCGCTGGAGCAAATCGCTGGTGCACTGAACACCACCGCTACCGTGATCAACACCCTCGGTCAGCGCTCCCAGGAAATCGGCGGCATTGTCAGCGTAATCACCTCGATTGCCGAACAGACTAACCTGCTGGCGCTCAACGCTGCGATTGAAGCCGCGCGTGCCGGTGAGCAAGGCCGTGGCTTTGCGGTGGTCGCTGACGAGGTGCGCAACCTTGCTTCGCGCACTCGTCAGGCGACTGACGAAATCTCCGGAATGATTCACAGCATCCAGCAGGAAACCGGCAACGCGATCAGCACCATGGAGCAGGGCAATGTGCTGATGCAGGAAGGCTTGTCGCGTAATGCCAATGTCGCCTCGGCACTGGCGCGCATTGATGAGCAAAGCCGTTCGGCAGGGCAGCAGTTTGCGGCGATTACCACGGCGACGCAGGAGCAGAGCAGCACCGCGACGTTGCTCAGCAGCAACCTGCAAAGTATTGCACTGGCCAACAGTGAGCAGCGCGAAGTGGTTTCCAATCTTGCGGTGACCGCGAAAGAGCTGGAGAAGCTGGCCGCCGATCTGCGCTCAGAGGTAGATCGCTTTCGTTGA
- a CDS encoding ammonium transporter gives MTLRKFAGLGALLSIVMPGLAMAADPVAPPVLNSGDTAWMLTSTALVLFMTIPGLALFYGGMVRSKNILSVMMQCFAITGLVTILWFLYGYSMAFDTTGMEANVVNLNSFVGSFAKAFLAGVTPASITGPAALFPEAVFVTYQMTFAIITPALIVGAFAERMKFSAMLVFMGVWFTLVYAPIAHMVWSGPGSLLGDWGVLDFAGGTVVHINAGVAGLVACLVLGKRKGFPTTPMAPHNLGYTLMGAAMLWVGWFGFNAGSAAAANGTAGMAMLVTQIATAAAALGWMFAEWITHGKPSALGIASGVVAGLVAITPAAGTVGPMGSLIIGLAAGVVCFFCATTLKRKLGYDDSLDAFGVHGIGGILGAILTGVFAAPALGGFGTVTDIASQVWIQCKGVGFTVIYTAIVTFIILKVLDVVMGLRATEEEEAVGLDLAQHNERGYNL, from the coding sequence ATGACTCTGCGTAAATTCGCAGGGCTAGGCGCCCTGTTGTCCATCGTAATGCCCGGCCTGGCTATGGCGGCAGATCCGGTGGCGCCTCCAGTCCTCAATTCCGGCGATACCGCCTGGATGCTGACCTCCACAGCCCTCGTGCTGTTCATGACTATTCCGGGCCTCGCGCTGTTCTACGGCGGCATGGTGCGGTCGAAAAACATTCTTTCGGTGATGATGCAGTGCTTTGCCATTACTGGCCTGGTCACCATCCTGTGGTTCCTTTATGGCTACAGCATGGCGTTCGACACCACCGGGATGGAAGCCAACGTCGTCAACCTGAACTCCTTCGTCGGCAGCTTTGCCAAGGCCTTCCTTGCGGGCGTTACGCCTGCCAGCATTACCGGCCCGGCAGCGCTGTTCCCTGAAGCGGTGTTCGTCACTTATCAAATGACCTTCGCCATCATCACCCCGGCGCTGATCGTCGGTGCCTTCGCCGAGCGCATGAAGTTCTCCGCGATGCTGGTGTTCATGGGCGTCTGGTTCACCCTGGTCTATGCACCGATTGCGCACATGGTCTGGAGTGGTCCGGGTTCGTTGCTGGGTGACTGGGGCGTGCTCGATTTCGCGGGCGGCACCGTGGTCCACATCAACGCTGGTGTCGCCGGTCTGGTGGCGTGCCTGGTACTGGGCAAGCGCAAAGGCTTTCCGACCACCCCGATGGCTCCGCACAACCTCGGTTATACCCTGATGGGCGCGGCGATGCTGTGGGTCGGCTGGTTCGGCTTCAACGCAGGTTCCGCCGCAGCGGCCAACGGCACCGCCGGCATGGCGATGCTGGTCACCCAGATCGCTACCGCTGCCGCGGCACTGGGCTGGATGTTCGCCGAGTGGATCACCCACGGCAAACCTAGCGCACTGGGCATCGCCTCGGGCGTGGTTGCAGGTCTGGTGGCAATTACGCCGGCAGCCGGTACCGTGGGCCCGATGGGTTCGCTGATCATTGGCCTGGCGGCCGGTGTGGTGTGCTTCTTCTGCGCCACTACGCTCAAACGCAAACTCGGTTACGACGACTCCCTGGATGCCTTTGGCGTGCACGGTATCGGCGGTATCCTCGGCGCGATCCTCACCGGTGTGTTCGCCGCACCGGCCCTGGGCGGCTTCGGCACCGTGACCGATATCGCATCGCAAGTGTGGATTCAGTGCAAAGGCGTCGGCTTCACGGTGATCTACACCGCGATCGTCACCTTCATCATCCTTAAGGTACTGGACGTGGTCATGGGCCTGCGTGCCACTGAGGAAGAAGAAGCAGTGGGTCTGGACCTGGCACAACACAACGAACGCGGCTACAACCTGTAA
- a CDS encoding LysR substrate-binding domain-containing protein, which yields MSRRLPPLYALRAFEAAARHSSFTRAAEELSITQSAVSRHIRTLEEHFACKLFHRSGRNLQLTESARMLLPGIRDGFAALERACNTLRAEDDILRMKAPSTLTMRWLLARLSRFRHLQPGNEVQLTSAWMDVDSVDFNNEPFDCAVLLSDGHFPPDWEASLLFPEELIPVGAPNLLNDQPWDVARLASTELLHPTPDRRDWRSWLEHMGLSEQVSLKGGQVFDTLELGMIAAARGYGVSMGDLLMVAEDVAQGRLSLPWPTAVASGLNYYLVWPKTRPGGERLRRLSDFLQGEVRAMALPVVKRLS from the coding sequence ATGTCCCGTCGTCTTCCTCCGTTGTATGCCCTGCGCGCATTCGAAGCGGCGGCGCGGCACAGCTCGTTCACCCGCGCCGCCGAGGAGCTGTCGATCACCCAGAGTGCGGTGAGTCGGCACATTCGTACGCTTGAAGAACATTTCGCCTGCAAGCTGTTTCATCGCAGCGGACGTAACCTGCAGCTCACCGAATCGGCGCGGATGCTGTTGCCGGGGATTCGCGACGGTTTTGCTGCGCTTGAGCGTGCCTGCAACACCTTGCGTGCCGAGGACGACATCCTGCGCATGAAAGCGCCGTCGACCCTGACCATGCGTTGGCTGCTGGCGCGGCTCAGTCGTTTTCGCCATCTGCAACCGGGCAACGAAGTGCAATTGACCAGTGCGTGGATGGACGTGGATTCGGTGGATTTCAACAACGAGCCTTTCGACTGCGCGGTACTGCTCAGCGACGGGCATTTTCCGCCGGACTGGGAGGCCAGCCTGCTGTTTCCCGAAGAACTGATTCCGGTCGGTGCGCCGAACCTGCTGAACGATCAGCCTTGGGATGTGGCGCGACTGGCGTCCACCGAGCTGTTGCATCCGACCCCGGATCGGCGCGACTGGCGCAGTTGGCTGGAGCACATGGGGCTGTCCGAGCAGGTCTCGCTCAAGGGCGGGCAGGTGTTCGATACCCTTGAACTGGGGATGATCGCGGCGGCGCGCGGTTACGGTGTGTCGATGGGCGATTTGCTGATGGTGGCTGAGGATGTGGCGCAAGGACGCTTGAGTCTGCCGTGGCCGACCGCCGTCGCCAGCGGACTGAATTACTACCTGGTGTGGCCGAAAACCCGCCCGGGAGGTGAACGTTTGCGCCGCCTCAGCGACTTCCTGCAAGGCGAAGTGCGCGCCATGGCGCTGCCGGTGGTCAAGCGGTTGAGCTGA